The following coding sequences lie in one Magnetococcus sp. PR-3 genomic window:
- a CDS encoding YtoQ family protein: MVWRVYLSGEIHTDWRTQIEQGCKDAGLDVHFDAPVTDHAASDECGVRIMGEEPNPFWADHMGANVNAIRTQTLLKKADVVVVRFGEQYKQWNAAFDAGQAAALGKPMIVMHDPKLTHALKEIDAAARAVVQTPEQVVEMLKYVMTA; this comes from the coding sequence ATGGTTTGGCGGGTTTATCTTTCCGGTGAAATTCACACCGATTGGCGTACACAGATTGAACAAGGGTGCAAAGATGCAGGCTTGGATGTGCATTTTGATGCACCGGTTACAGACCATGCAGCCAGTGATGAGTGCGGTGTCCGTATTATGGGGGAGGAGCCCAACCCTTTTTGGGCAGACCACATGGGGGCCAACGTTAACGCCATTCGCACCCAAACCCTGTTAAAAAAAGCCGATGTAGTGGTGGTGCGTTTTGGGGAGCAGTACAAACAGTGGAATGCCGCGTTTGATGCAGGCCAAGCTGCGGCTTTGGGCAAGCCAATGATTGTCATGCACGATCCTAAGCTCACTCACGCCCTCAAGGAGATTGATGCCGCAGCCCGCGCCGTGGTACAGACACCAGAACAGGTTGTTGAAATGCTTAAGTATGTCATGACGGCATAA
- a CDS encoding TIGR00282 family metallophosphoesterase codes for MSVPTKGAGQVRILMLGDIVGRPGRKVVQDHLAGLKKELDLDMVVANAENATNGNGLTPKHANQIFDMGVDLLTTGNHVWHYKELSAEIQQMRRVLRPANYPPAAPGHGHGIVTTKSGVKVGVINLIGRVFMNDVDCPFRAADSLLDRIRQECDIILVDMHAEATSEKQAMAVYLDGRITAMVGTHTHIPTADYRIMPGGSGMQTDMGMCGVYVNSIIGVKPEAIIDRYLSAMPARHTIQEGSAMLCGTVITAEAKNGRCVDIQPVRRGDGLSPTP; via the coding sequence ATGTCCGTGCCCACAAAAGGTGCAGGTCAAGTCCGCATTCTCATGCTTGGCGATATTGTCGGACGGCCCGGACGTAAAGTGGTCCAGGATCATCTGGCTGGCCTGAAAAAAGAGTTGGATCTGGATATGGTGGTGGCCAATGCTGAAAATGCCACCAATGGTAATGGGCTAACCCCCAAACATGCCAACCAGATCTTTGACATGGGGGTGGACTTACTGACCACCGGAAACCATGTTTGGCATTATAAAGAGTTAAGCGCAGAGATCCAGCAGATGCGGCGTGTTTTACGCCCAGCGAACTATCCCCCTGCAGCACCAGGGCATGGTCATGGTATTGTAACGACCAAGTCTGGTGTTAAAGTTGGTGTAATCAATCTCATCGGTCGTGTCTTTATGAACGATGTAGATTGTCCGTTCCGAGCTGCGGATAGCTTGTTGGATCGGATCCGCCAGGAGTGCGACATTATTCTGGTGGATATGCATGCTGAGGCAACGTCTGAAAAACAGGCCATGGCTGTCTATCTGGATGGACGAATCACCGCCATGGTCGGTACCCATACCCACATTCCCACAGCAGATTATCGTATTATGCCAGGGGGTAGTGGTATGCAGACCGATATGGGTATGTGTGGTGTGTATGTAAATTCAATTATTGGGGTGAAGCCAGAAGCGATCATTGATCGATATCTGAGCGCTATGCCAGCACGGCATACCATCCAAGAAGGTTCTGCGATGTTGTGTGGAACTGTGATAACCGCAGAGGCCAAAAATGGCCGCTGCGTGGATATTCAACCGGTTCGCCGCGGTGATGGGCTCTCTCCCACACCGTAA